In the genome of Kitasatospora cathayae, one region contains:
- a CDS encoding NADH:flavin oxidoreductase, whose protein sequence is MTVIENPAASAAGILSRPVTINGLTVPNRIAMAPMTRQFSPGGVPGEDVRSYYARRAAAGVGLIVTEGTYVGHESAGQSDSIPRFHGEEQLAGWARVAEAVHAAGGTIVPQLWHIGMVRKQGDPPFADAPAIGPSGIRLDGTEGAGRAMTRADLDAVIIAFAEAAAAAERIGFDGVELHGAHGYLLDQFLWAGTNRRTDAYGGDPVARTRFTAELVAAVRAAVSPEFPVIFRYSQWKSDNYDARLAETPQELEAILAPLAEAGVDAFHASTRRYWVPEFDGSDLNLAGWTRKLTGLPTITVGSVGLDGDFIGAFRGEGSAVQGIDDLLDRLEREEFDLVAVGRALLQDPEWAAKVLSGRFGDLRPYDAAALRTLS, encoded by the coding sequence ATGACCGTCATCGAGAACCCGGCCGCCAGCGCGGCCGGGATCCTGTCCCGGCCTGTCACGATCAACGGGCTGACCGTGCCCAACCGCATCGCGATGGCGCCGATGACCCGCCAGTTCTCCCCGGGCGGCGTGCCCGGCGAGGACGTCCGCTCGTACTACGCCCGGCGCGCCGCCGCGGGTGTCGGCCTGATCGTCACCGAGGGGACGTACGTCGGCCACGAGTCCGCGGGCCAGAGCGACAGCATCCCGCGCTTCCACGGCGAGGAGCAGTTGGCCGGGTGGGCCCGCGTCGCCGAGGCCGTCCACGCGGCGGGCGGCACCATCGTGCCGCAGCTCTGGCACATCGGCATGGTGCGCAAGCAGGGGGACCCGCCATTCGCCGACGCCCCCGCGATCGGCCCGTCCGGCATCCGGCTGGACGGCACGGAGGGGGCGGGGCGGGCGATGACCCGGGCCGACCTGGACGCCGTCATCATCGCGTTCGCCGAGGCCGCCGCGGCAGCCGAGCGGATCGGCTTCGACGGCGTCGAGCTGCACGGCGCCCACGGCTACCTGCTCGACCAGTTCCTGTGGGCGGGCACCAACCGCCGCACCGACGCCTACGGCGGCGACCCGGTCGCCCGGACCAGGTTCACCGCCGAGCTGGTCGCCGCGGTGCGCGCGGCCGTCTCCCCGGAGTTCCCGGTGATCTTCCGCTACTCGCAGTGGAAGTCGGACAACTACGACGCCCGCCTCGCCGAGACGCCCCAGGAGCTGGAGGCGATCCTCGCCCCGCTCGCCGAGGCCGGCGTCGACGCCTTCCACGCCTCGACCCGCCGCTACTGGGTCCCCGAGTTCGACGGCTCCGACCTCAATCTGGCCGGCTGGACCAGGAAGCTCACCGGGCTGCCCACCATCACCGTCGGCTCGGTCGGCCTCGACGGCGACTTCATCGGCGCCTTCCGGGGCGAGGGCTCCGCGGTCCAGGGCATCGACGACCTGCTCGACCGGCTGGAGCGCGAGGAGTTCGACCTGGTCGCCGTCGGCCGCGCACTCCTCCAGGACCCGGAGTGGGCCGCCAAGGTCCTCTCCGGCCGCTTCGGCGACCTCCGCCCCTACGACGCCGCCGCGCTCCGCACCCTGAGCTGA
- a CDS encoding TetR/AcrR family transcriptional regulator, protein MATTDTQTPRERYRAQLRTEIKERAWEQIAASGAAGLSLNAIAKQIGVSGPALYRYFASRDELITELIRDAYRSLADTIRTAAASGADLAGLGHALRDWALTDPQRYFLLYGTPVPGYHAPDDTTAIASEIMGTLLDAARSTADPARHDADDHPGTPLEAHLAEHRHWAGDHPAPPAALRRALHFWTRLHGILSLELAGHFTGMGFDPAQLYTDELHHLTQ, encoded by the coding sequence ATGGCCACCACCGACACGCAGACCCCGCGCGAGCGCTACCGCGCCCAGCTACGCACCGAGATCAAGGAACGCGCCTGGGAGCAGATCGCCGCCTCCGGCGCCGCGGGCCTGTCCCTCAATGCCATCGCCAAACAGATCGGCGTCAGCGGCCCCGCCCTCTACCGCTACTTCGCCAGCCGCGATGAACTGATCACCGAACTGATCCGCGACGCCTACCGCAGCCTCGCCGACACGATCCGCACCGCCGCCGCCTCCGGCGCCGACCTCGCCGGCCTCGGCCACGCCCTACGCGACTGGGCACTGACCGACCCCCAGCGCTACTTCCTCCTCTACGGCACACCCGTCCCCGGCTACCACGCCCCCGACGACACCACCGCGATCGCGTCCGAGATCATGGGCACCCTGCTCGACGCCGCCCGGTCCACCGCCGACCCCGCCCGCCACGACGCCGACGACCACCCCGGCACCCCGCTGGAGGCCCACCTCGCCGAACACCGCCACTGGGCCGGCGACCACCCCGCCCCACCCGCCGCCCTACGCCGCGCCCTGCACTTCTGGACCCGCCTCCACGGCATCCTCTCCCTCGAACTCGCTGGCCACTTCACCGGCATGGGCTTCGACCCGGCCCAGCTCTACACCGACGAACTGCACCACCTCACCCAGTAG
- a CDS encoding medium chain dehydrogenase/reductase family protein, with protein sequence MDTEELVEVVLPGKVEPEGLYVRRGPVPTAGAGQAVVRMEATGVSFAEQQMRRGRYYDQPPFPFVPGYDLVGTVAAVGAGVDPGLVGKRVAALLKVGGWASHVVADAADLVPVPDGVSAAQAETVVVNGITAWQMLHRKARVRPGQTVLVHGANGGVGSVLVQLAQAAGANVIGTASARHHAALRDRGVNPIDYRTEDVPARVRDLAPRGVDAVFDHVGGRSAVDSWHLLAPGGTLVSYGSASTRDDDGSKQWPVLKLLGRVWLWNALPNGRSAYFYNVWAGRALNPHRFRARLRADLTAVFQALHAGDVTAQIAAELPLARAAEAMRLAESGTVAGKVVLRA encoded by the coding sequence GTGGACACCGAGGAATTGGTCGAGGTCGTGCTGCCGGGCAAGGTCGAGCCGGAAGGCCTGTACGTGCGGCGCGGGCCTGTCCCGACCGCCGGCGCCGGCCAGGCCGTGGTCCGGATGGAGGCGACGGGTGTCTCCTTCGCCGAGCAGCAGATGCGCCGCGGCCGCTACTACGACCAGCCGCCCTTCCCCTTCGTCCCCGGCTACGACCTGGTCGGCACCGTCGCCGCGGTCGGGGCCGGTGTCGACCCGGGCCTGGTCGGAAAGCGGGTCGCCGCGCTGCTGAAGGTCGGAGGCTGGGCCAGCCACGTGGTCGCGGACGCCGCCGACCTGGTCCCGGTACCGGACGGGGTCAGTGCGGCGCAGGCCGAGACGGTGGTGGTCAATGGCATCACCGCGTGGCAGATGCTGCACCGCAAGGCGCGCGTCCGGCCCGGGCAGACCGTCCTGGTGCACGGCGCCAACGGCGGCGTCGGCTCCGTCCTGGTCCAACTCGCCCAGGCCGCGGGCGCGAATGTGATCGGCACCGCGTCCGCGCGCCACCACGCCGCACTGCGCGACCGCGGAGTGAACCCGATCGACTACCGCACCGAGGACGTCCCTGCCCGCGTCCGCGACCTCGCCCCCCGGGGCGTGGACGCCGTCTTCGACCACGTGGGCGGCCGCAGCGCCGTCGACTCCTGGCACCTGCTCGCCCCCGGCGGCACCCTCGTCTCCTACGGCAGCGCCTCCACCCGGGACGACGACGGCTCCAAGCAGTGGCCCGTCCTCAAGCTGCTCGGACGGGTCTGGCTGTGGAACGCCCTGCCCAACGGCCGCTCCGCCTACTTCTACAACGTCTGGGCCGGCCGGGCACTGAACCCCCACCGCTTCCGGGCCCGACTGCGCGCCGACCTCACCGCGGTGTTCCAGGCGTTGCACGCCGGCGACGTCACCGCGCAGATCGCCGCCGAACTCCCCCTGGCCCGCGCCGCCGAGGCCATGCGCCTGGCCGAGTCCGGCACCGTCGCCGGAAAGGTCGTCCTGCGCGCCTGA
- a CDS encoding alpha/beta fold hydrolase: MPTTSLRTRLRRVLTAALAATATLTLAVPAFAASAPQQPAAPKARISWSACTDAEFAGMQCGTLQVPVDYAHPRAERLTLALVRRPADDHAHRQGALLLNDGAGGSSIEQLRLAMRIGFPSFAGAMSRNFDLVAVDPRGVGHSTPIRCSTPLKPVGITHVPHDQAQFDALVAHNRAFAEDCLRENGPLVAQTDLTSTARDFEAVRTGLGEKQLNWYGIHYSTLLGRTYADLYPGRLRTMVLDTALDDTTSPAERIRREAATAEDAFNRFTAWCAASTDCALHGKDAAAEYDALVARADRAPIPVNGGGRPLTGEDIRTATQDHLTLSGVTWPAFAQALVKAQAGDASGLAYEPDDTLDPVQVQVPACLDNARPVTTLDQLTRLHGELATISPHLGGAVRSWTALTGCLGWPLPARPVTAGAPVHGAPPALIVQSTHQALAPHSNGAAMARQLPGSVVLSREGDDYSTFLLSACVREATNRYLTTRALPAPGTTCTD; this comes from the coding sequence ATGCCCACGACCAGCCTCCGCACGCGCCTGCGGCGCGTTCTCACCGCCGCCCTCGCCGCCACCGCCACCCTCACCCTCGCCGTCCCGGCCTTCGCCGCCTCCGCGCCACAGCAGCCCGCCGCCCCGAAGGCCCGGATCAGCTGGAGCGCCTGCACCGACGCCGAGTTCGCGGGCATGCAGTGCGGCACGCTGCAGGTGCCGGTCGACTACGCCCACCCCCGTGCCGAGCGCCTCACCCTCGCGCTGGTCCGCCGTCCCGCCGACGACCACGCCCACCGCCAGGGCGCCCTTCTGCTCAACGACGGAGCCGGCGGCTCGTCGATCGAACAGCTGCGCCTGGCGATGCGCATCGGCTTCCCGTCGTTCGCCGGCGCCATGAGCCGCAACTTCGACCTGGTCGCCGTCGACCCGCGCGGCGTGGGCCACAGCACGCCGATACGCTGCTCCACCCCCCTCAAGCCCGTCGGCATCACCCACGTCCCGCACGATCAGGCGCAGTTCGACGCACTCGTCGCCCACAACCGGGCCTTCGCCGAGGACTGCCTGCGCGAGAACGGCCCCCTCGTCGCCCAAACCGACCTGACCAGCACCGCACGCGACTTCGAAGCCGTACGCACCGGCCTCGGCGAGAAGCAGCTCAACTGGTACGGCATCCACTACAGCACCCTGCTCGGACGCACCTATGCCGACCTGTACCCGGGCCGGCTGCGCACCATGGTCCTCGACACGGCGCTGGACGACACCACCTCGCCCGCCGAGCGGATCCGCCGCGAGGCCGCCACCGCCGAAGACGCCTTCAACCGCTTCACCGCCTGGTGCGCCGCCTCCACGGATTGCGCCCTGCACGGCAAGGACGCCGCGGCGGAGTACGACGCGCTCGTCGCCCGCGCCGACCGCGCCCCGATCCCCGTCAACGGCGGTGGCCGGCCCCTGACCGGGGAGGACATCCGCACCGCGACGCAGGACCACCTCACGCTCTCCGGCGTCACCTGGCCCGCCTTCGCACAGGCCCTGGTCAAGGCGCAGGCCGGCGACGCGAGCGGCCTGGCCTACGAGCCCGACGACACCCTCGACCCGGTCCAGGTCCAGGTGCCCGCCTGCCTGGACAACGCCCGCCCGGTGACCACGCTCGACCAGCTGACCCGGCTGCACGGCGAACTGGCGACGATCTCCCCGCACCTGGGCGGTGCCGTCCGTTCCTGGACCGCGCTCACCGGCTGCCTCGGCTGGCCCTTGCCCGCCCGCCCCGTCACGGCCGGCGCCCCCGTGCACGGCGCCCCGCCCGCCCTGATCGTGCAGTCCACTCACCAGGCGCTCGCCCCGCACAGCAACGGCGCCGCCATGGCGCGCCAGCTGCCCGGCAGCGTCGTCCTCAGCCGCGAAGGCGACGACTACAGCACGTTCCTGCTCTCCGCCTGCGTCCGCGAGGCCACCAACCGCTACCTCACCACCCGCGCCCTGCCCGCACCCGGCACCACCTGCACCGACTGA
- a CDS encoding DUF7196 family protein, with translation MPCNCGGGSPHATIVYQLNLPDGTIRRYVTYQEAVDANQRAGGTGTITISNQ, from the coding sequence ATGCCCTGCAACTGCGGCGGAGGATCTCCACACGCCACCATCGTCTACCAACTGAACCTGCCCGATGGCACCATCCGTCGGTACGTCACCTATCAGGAGGCCGTCGACGCAAACCAACGCGCGGGCGGCACCGGAACAATCACCATCTCCAACCAATAG